GTATCGAGTCGTGGAGGTGCCCGCAGTGTCCTTGTCGCGCCGCGACCTCCTGCGTGGCGTAGCGGGCATCGGGGCTGCGGCAGGCGGATCGGCACTGCTGTCCGGATGCGCCGGCAGCCGGAAGCCGGGGACGCTGCTCTACGGCTTCTACGGCAATCAACAAGAGATCGACATCTACCAACGCGTCGCAGACCTCTACCGCAAGCGCAACCCGCACGTGAAGATGAGCTACACCTTCGCCGATCCCGGCGGCTTCTTCCAGAAGCTGCCGCTGTTGTTCCGCTCCGGGTCGGCGCCCGACGTGTTCATGGCGGCCGAAAGCTGGGTGTCCGGGCTGTCGAGTCTGGGCGGCTACGCCGATCTCAGCAGCGACATGCGCCGCGACGGGCTGTCGGAATCCACCTGGCTGCCCGGGGCGATCAACGCCGGGAAGGTCGGCAAGAAGATCCTCGCGCTGCCGGTCGTCGTCTATCCGAAGGGCATCGCCTACAACGAGACCCTCTTCCGGAAGAACCATGTTCCGACTCCGACCGCGTCGTGGACGCAGGCGGACTTCCTCCGGGCGGCGCGGGCGGTCCAGGCCGGCTCCGGCGCCCAGGGCGCGTGGGGGATGAACAACAGCTTCGGCACCACCCAGCCCTATGACCTCGTGACGCTGTACGGCGGGATGATCTTCGACTTCCTCACCCGCAAGATGACGGCGACCTCACCCGACGTGGTGCGGGCGGTGCAGTTCGTCGGCGACCTGATCACGAAATACAAGGTGACGCCGAACGCCGCGGAAAACCAGGCGCTGCTTGCAGGCTTTCCCACCGGAAGCTTCGGCATGGACATCTTCGCCGGATACGACACACAGTCGTGGACAGATGAGATCGGCGACAAGTTCGCCTGGAACATCGCGCCCTACCCCGTCGAATGGCGCGGGACCTACCAGAACAACAACGTCGCCATCTTCGACGGCACGCCGAACCGCGCGGCGGCCTGGGACCTCGCGAAGTTCATCGCGACCGACCCGGAGGCGCAGAAGATCCAGGGCGAATTCGCCACACCCGCACTGGCCGGCGCCGCCCGAGGATGGGTGCAGACCCTTCCGAAGGAATACCGCCGACTGCAC
The DNA window shown above is from Mycobacteriales bacterium and carries:
- a CDS encoding extracellular solute-binding protein, producing the protein MSLSRRDLLRGVAGIGAAAGGSALLSGCAGSRKPGTLLYGFYGNQQEIDIYQRVADLYRKRNPHVKMSYTFADPGGFFQKLPLLFRSGSAPDVFMAAESWVSGLSSLGGYADLSSDMRRDGLSESTWLPGAINAGKVGKKILALPVVVYPKGIAYNETLFRKNHVPTPTASWTQADFLRAARAVQAGSGAQGAWGMNNSFGTTQPYDLVTLYGGMIFDFLTRKMTATSPDVVRAVQFVGDLITKYKVTPNAAENQALLAGFPTGSFGMDIFAGYDTQSWTDEIGDKFAWNIAPYPVEWRGTYQNNNVAIFDGTPNRAAAWDLAKFIATDPEAQKIQGEFATPALAGAARGWVQTLPKEYRRLHWQPLIDRLNQQGVAYQGGEFNKVWDLMGQKVQAVEDQGASVRSAMDDVQRRGAAILSTQQG